The genomic region CCGTAGACACCCCCAGTCAGGGCAGTTTTCTGCTCGCGGCGATGGTCGGCAATACGGGATATATCGGTTATCCGGTGACCCTGACCCTGGTGGGGGAAAAATATTTCGGTTGGGCGCTGTTTTACGACTTATTCGGGACCGTGATCGGGGCCTACGGACTGGGAGTGGCGATCGCGGCCCGCTTTGGCGAAGGGGATAAAAACCCCTGGCAAGTGGCGGCGGCGACGGTTCGTAATCCCACCTTATTCGCCTTGGCCCTGGCGTTGCTGGTGCGATCGCAACCCCTCCCGGCGGCGATCGAAAGCGGCTTGCAAACGTTCGCCTGGGGATCGATCTCGGGGGCCTTGGTGCTGCTGGGGATGCGACTGTCGCGACTGCGATCGTGGAGTAGCCTCAAACCTGCGGCAGTTTCTCTCGGGATTAAAATGCTCGTCGTTCCCGCCATTATCGGCGCGCTGTTAGCTGGGTTTGGGTTGCGCGGGATGCCGCAGTTGGTAATGGTGCTGCAGGTGGCGATGCCTCCCGCGTTTGCCAATTTGGTGTTAGCGGAAACCTACCAACTCGATCGCGACTTGACCGTGACGGCGTTGGCGGTCGGATCGGTCGGTTTTTTAGTCACCTTACCCCTGTGGTTGTTGCTGTTTGGTCGTTAAGGGGTGCGCAGGGGGGCGTAAGTTTCGGCGAGTTTGGCTGGATTCATTTGCTCGTAACGCTCGAAAGGCTGGTGAATCCAGGGATTGTCCGCAAGATAGTCTACATAATAATCCGGTTTGATGCCGGAACTGGCTTTATACCAAATGACTGCCGATCGCAGTTCCCGGATTTGGTCGCCGTGATGCGCTTGCAACCAGTGAATAGTTTGCTGGAGGGAAACTCCGGAATCGACTAAATCGTCCGCCAGTAAGACGCGATCGCCCAAGGTCTGGGTCGTCATCGTCAAATGAGCGGCAATGGTTAAGGCGCCGCGCACTTTTCCCTCGGAACCGCCGTAGGAAGAGGCGAATAAAATCGCCAGAGGGCGATCGTAGATTCGGGCCAGTAAATCGCCGACGCGCAGACCGCCTTTAGCAATACAGACGATCTGGTTAAACTCCCAACCGGAGTGGTAAATTTGAGCCGCCAGTTGCTCGATTTTCTGATGGTACTCCGACCACGAAACATAGAGATCGCTCATCTCGGGTGCTTGACTCGATAAGACCACGACGATCCTAGCCCATTTTCGCGGGTCGTTCGTTTGCCGGGGCGCGATCGCCCACATCCTATGTCAAGATACGGAAAAATCGAGCCGAACGTCCCCGGAGGTTTTCTCCGGTCGTGGCGATCGCCCTATTTTCCTCTCCATCGTTCACGTTAGCCTGTACTTATGGTCAAGACGCCGCCTTCCGCGAGTTCCCCTAACGACCCGTCCTCCGAAAAACTGAGTTTGTCCACGAAATTAGCCTATGGGGCGGGGGATATGAGTGCTGGGATGACGACGATTCTCCTGGCCTTTTCTTTGATGATTTTTCTCACCCAAGCGGCGGGATTGGATCCCGGTTTGGCGGGAACGGTGCTGTTAATCGGGAAAGTTTGGGATGCAATTAACGATCCGATTATCGGCATTCTCAGCGATCGCACGCGATCGCGCTGGGGACGACGGCGATCGTGGATGCTGTTTGCCTCGGTTCCCTTTGCCTTGTTCTTCTTTCTCCAGTGGTTGGTTCCCCATTTCAGCGACAATCCCGAGATCGATCGATGGGCTTTGTTTACCTACTACTGTATAATTTCGATCCTCTTTCAAACGGCTTATACCGCAGTCAACCTTCCTTATACCGCCCTCACTCCAGAACTGACCCAAGATTATAACGAACGCACCAGTCTCAACAGTTTTCGCTTTGCATTTTCGATTGGCGGCAGTATTTTCGCCCTGGCTTTAGGAGTTGTTTTTACTCAACTGACCGACAATCCCCAAACCCTTTATTTTCGATTGGGAACCACCTGTGCCCTGCTATCTTTACTGCCGATTTATTGGTGCGTTTGGGGAACCCGCGAACGTTATCAAAGCGAATCGGAAGAGTCGTTACCGATTTTTCAACAACTGAGAATCGTCGCCCAAAATAAACCGTTTCGCTTTGTAATTGCCATTTATTTATTTTCCTGGCTGGCGTTGCAGTTAACCACGGCGATCATTCCTTATTTTGTCGTCAGTTGGATGCGTCGGGAATCGTTTTTTGAAGTCGCATTAATCGTCCAGTCGGTGGCGATCGCCATGTTATTTTTCTGGAGTAAAGTGAGCCAAAAATTGGGCAGAAAAGCGGTTTACTTTATGGGGATGAGCTTTTGGATTGTCGCTCAAGGGGGACTGTTCTTTTTACCGCGCGATCGCGTCGATTTGATGTATCTACTGGCGGCGATCGCCGGATTTGGTGTCGCTACCGCTTATCTCGTTCCCTGGTCGATGTTGACGGACATCGTGGATTTAGACGAACTGAAAACAGGTCAACGGCGCGAGGGGATTTTTTATTCCTTTATGGTGTTCCTGCAAAAAGTTGGTTTAGGTTTAGGCATCTTTTTAGTCGGAATCGTCCTCGATTTATCCGGTTTTATCAAAGCGGAACCCGGTCAACCGATTCCCCCTCAACCGGATTCCGCTTTATTGGCGATTCGGGTGGCGATCGGGCCGTTACCCACTGTTGCACTGATTATTGGCCTCGTTCTGGTCTATTTTTACCCCATCACTCGGGAAATTCACAGCGAAATCTTACTCAAGTTACACGAACGCAAACGGAGGGAATCGGTTGAGAGTTGAGCAAGTTGCCGATGAGTTTGGCAACTGAATCGCCGGGAGGAACCGAGTTTCGCGCCGAGACTTCGGTAAAAATGCCATTTCCAAGAAACCCGGTTGGCGAACGAACGGTGGATGCAATGAATGCAGTCCACGTTGGATTTTTAAACCGCCCGTCCTTCGGCTTTGGCCAGTTGTTCGGTCAACTGTTCCTCACTCATGGCCGGGGATTTGCAGGTCAAGCCTTCGCAGACGAGGGCGATCGCCCCTTCCGGAAGATCCGCGACTTCTTGGAAAACCGCCGTGGGATGATATTCACTCATTAACTGACCGAGACGATCGCGGGTCGTTCGCACTAAGGTGGGATGGCGATACCCATCCAGGGCCGCAAATAAGGACGGACAGGCGGACGGAGAACGGTGCATGATGCTGCTAAACGCTTTCAATCCGGCTTCGGCGCGATCGAGATAGTCGAGATTGTCGGCGAGTAAGGCTAACCGCACTAAATTGGCGATCGCCACCCCATTCGCCGCCGGAGTGGCATTGTCTGTATAACTGCGTTCGCGCACGATCGGGGCGTCGGGGCGATCGCCCGTGGTATTGAAATAGCCCCCGAGTTCCACACTCCAGAGTAACTCGTCAAATTCTGCCTGAACCGCGATCGCCTTGTCCAAATAAAGGCGCACATCCTCCGTGTCCCCATCAAAAGACAAACTCGCCTGTTGCACGTCCAACAAGGCTTTAATCAAAAAGGCATAATCTTCCGACTGGGCCAGGGTATCCGCTTCTCCGGCGTAGTTGAGGCGGTGGAAGCGTCCGTCTACCCAATGATGGGCGAGGATAAAATCGGCCCCTTGACGGGCTAACTCTAGATAAGACCGTTCCCGAAACACCGCCGCCGCGCGACTCAACCCCGAGATCGCCAGCGCATTCCAAGCGGCGATCGCCTTCGTATCGGTCACCGGAGGAATGCGACCGGGCCAACTCTTGGTTTTGGCTTCTTGATTGTCTCGCGCCGGGGGAAAGGTCTCGATTTGGGCGGGTTTTTTGCCGTAACGACCCGCAAAGAGCTCGTCGAGGGCCGATCGCGTCGTGGGGTCGATTCCCCGGCGATCGCGCCGTTGTAAAACGTTCTTCCCTTCAAAATTGCCCTCGGGAGAAACATCGAAGCGATCGGCGATCGCCTCCAATCCCTCCCGGGTCAACCGTCGTTCTAATTCGCGATAACTCCAAACGTAAAACGCCCCTTCTTCCGGTTCCGCTTCGTCGGGGGTGGTGAAACTGTCCGCATCTTGCGCCGCCCAAAAATAACCTTCGGGCGATCGCATTTCCTGTTGCAACCAGGCGATCGTACCGCGAATCGCTTCCTCAAACGCGGTTTCGCGAACCCCCGCACCCCACAAATTCGCCAGATATTCTAAAATTTGGCCGTTATCGTAGAGCATTTTCTCGAAATGCGGCACGGTCCACGTCGGATCGACGGTATAGCGGTGGAAGCCTCCGGCGACGACATCGTAAATCCCGCCGAGGGCGAGGTCTAAACCCCGTTGGGTCGCCGCTTCGGCGAGGTTGTAGCGCGATTCAAACTCGAAGCGCGTCCCTTGTAAAACCAACTGCGCGTAAGGCATCATCGGGAAACTCGGACCGTATTCGCGAGTGGCGATCGCCCCGGTATTGACTTCGAGTCCGCGCCAGAGTAAATCGTCGCTTAACGCTTCTCCGGCGCCGATTTGGGCCGCTTGTTGCATGTAGCCCATAATTTCCTGTTTGAAGCCGTGCAGTTTCTCTTTTTCCGTGTCGTAATAGCGCCGGATCGCTTGCAAGACTTGCAGGAAACCGGGACGCCCGTAGCGCGGTTCGAGGGGAAAATAGGTGCCGCCGTAGAAGGGAACGCGATCGTCCGGGGTCAGAAAGATATTGAGGGGCCACCCGCCTTGTCCGGTCATCATTTGCAGGGCTTGCATGTAGATGCTATCGATGTCCGGGCGTTCTTCGCGATCGACTTTAATCGGTAAAAAGTTGGCGTTCATGTATTCGGCGATCGCCTCGTCGGAAAAGGCTTCCCCTTCCATGACCGTACACCAATGACAGCTCGAATAGCCGATGGAGAGAAAGATCGGTTTGTTTTCCTGTTTGGCGGTTTCGAGGGCGTCTTCACTCCACGACCACCAGTCGATCGGGTTGTCGGCGTGTTTTCGCAGGTAAAGGCTTTTGCTGTGGGCTAGACGGTTGACCATTCTTTTTTAAAAAAACTCGATATGATTGCGCTTTACTCGATCGTAGTTTAGCGCGTTCGCTTTAAGGCCGATCGCCGTCTAAAATGCCCGTAATGGCGGCGCGATCGTCGATCAATTCGAGATCTTCGATTTGGAGGTTGCCCCGTTCGAGTTGGAGGACGAGTTGGCGTTCGAGGCGATCGACCGGGATCCCGAGGCGATCGGCCATTTGGGACAAACTGAGGTTGAGATTGCCCAGTTTGACTTGAGTTTCCGAGTCGAATTTCAATTTGCCCTGATCGACCTGGGGCTGACCGTCGAGGGCCATATATACTTTGCGGTCTTTGAGAAAGGGGAAGGTCGTTAGGGCGCGATCGTATATTTTCCGTTCGGGCGGGGTCAAGGCGTCCACGGGGATCGCCCCTAAATTGACCACGGCGCCCAGTTCGACTTTTCCCGCTTTGACCTCAGCTTTGAAGCCTTCGGTGGCTGGCAGAAACGGGGCGATCCCCGAGGTTTCGTTTAAACTGGAGACGAGTAAATCGTTAAAGTCGCGATTGTCGAGGTCGAGTCGGATCGGGATCGAGCGATCGAATGGGTTTCGGGAAGCGGTCTCTGGGCGGGCGGCGGGGGTCTCGACGGCGGCGGGACGGGCGATCTCGTTGGCGATTTTGAGGTCGATGCGCGCTTGGGCGGCAGCGACGGCGCCGCGATCGCTCAAATTGACGGCTTGAGCGCTGTTGGGGAGATCGTTCTCGTACCAGTCGGGTAAAGTGGTGACTTGTCGCCAGTAGTAGTAACTGAGTGAGAATCCGGCGATGAGGGCGATAAAGGCGGCGATCGCAATTTTTTTCATGGGTGCAACGGTTCGAGACAATAGGATCAGATCGGGATCGACGGGGATAATTTCACCTTAACTCGTGCGATCGCCAATGGGGGAATGACCTTGGCGATCGCACCGCGCCTGTTGCCCCTCGTGGCGGGCGATCGCCAAGGTCTATAAGTGCAACCTTAATTCTTTATTAAAAAATAATTTATTGTTATTTGCTGTTTTTATAAGTTCTTCCTGTAGATAGATTTTAGTCAGTTTAAAACCGAGATAAAGTGAATGGTAAATATAAGCTAAAATCGCAGTCATTGTCAGCTAAATATCGGAAAGCTCAATCTCTAGTTTAAGAAGCGGTAAAGAAAAGACGAGTTCCTCTCAGCCTCCCGGTAATTGCCCAAAAATAGTTGATTTTAGGGATTTTTAGGATAAAATAGGTTTAATTTACCTGCTGGCCAACACTGAGATTTTAAAGTGTTAGAATGCAGTTATTTAAGCCTCAAAAAAGCTTGACAGGGCGATCGCTGCAGTTCCATCGGGATCTTAGTGATGAACGATAAGATTAAATCGATATCAACGCTTTTAAAAATTGAATCTGCGATCGTTTATACCGATCGCCAAAATGGAGGAAGGACGATCGCCTTCAGGGGGAACGCGCCACGAACGATCGCCTCAATGAAAACTAATTCAAACATCGATTGCCGCGAATCCATCAAACATGCGTTCGCGTTCGCGCAGCGTGCGCCTTGCGCTTAGCGACGCCTCCAGCGTATCGCATCGTCTTCGTCTGCAAGAGAGTGACTGGGGGGAATTTTCATCCGTCGGGAAATGGTGGGGGGTTTGGGCATCGGACCCAAGCCGGGTGTATCGGCTAAAAAATAAGACCGAATAACTGATACTAAGTGGTTTTAGTATTTGCAGCTCACAGGTCAGGTAAAATAATCCAAGAGGTAATTAATATGGAGATCGATACAGCCGTACCGCGCGATCGCCGCTCTCGTCATCACGGTAAAGAAGTATCCCCAGCAGTATCCCCGTCCGTCTCCTTGTCAGGGAGCACCACCGTCGCCACCGTACCGAAACCACCGGAGCAGACTCAATTCTTGCGGTGTATCGAAGCGGCGGAAGACTTGCTGATCCAGTACGACGCGCGATCGCGCTCTTCGTGGGTGAACCCGGCGGGAGCCGCGCAACTGGGGATCTGCCCGTCCTCGGCGATCGGTAAAACCAATGGGGAGCTCTTTGGTCAAGCGGGAGAAGTCCTCGATAAGGCCCTCGCACGGGCGATCGCCACTGGGGAAAGCACCTCGATCGCCCAAGAACTGGCGACCGCAAAAGGACGACAAACTTATAACTTTGTATATACGCCCGTGCGCGACGACGCCGGAGAAATTTGCGGGGCGATCGCCATCGGTAGAGACCTGGGACGCCTGAACGCGGATTCTCGATCCGATCCTCCGCCCCATTCGGGACAGGTCGAAGTGGCGTTAGAACAAGCCGAATCCCTGCAAGATGTCAAAGCGCAAGCGCGCGAACTCGCCAACGCCCACCAACGCCAGCACGCCTTAGCCACGACCATCGACAACATCCGGCGATCGCTCGATATCGAGACGATTTTTAACACGACTACTCAGGAAGTGAGACAACTCCTACAGTGCGATCGCGTCGCCGTTTATCGCTTCAACCCGGACTTTAGCGGCATCTTCGTCGCCGAATCGTTCGCCGAAGGCTGGAAAGCCCTCGTGGGGAACCTTCCGGTGATTGCGGACAGTTACCTGCAAGAAACCCGAGGCGGACGCTACCGCCATAACGAAACCGTCGCCGTCGCCGATATTTACAACGCCGGACACGCCCAATGTCACGTGGAAATGCTCGAAAGTTTCCAGGCGAAAGCCTACGCGATCGTGCCGATTTTCCACGGCGAAACCCTTTGGGGACTGCTGGCGGCGTATCAAAATGACGGCCCGCGCCAGTGGGAAGCTTACGAGGTCG from Oxynema aestuarii AP17 harbors:
- a CDS encoding ATP-binding protein, which produces MEIDTAVPRDRRSRHHGKEVSPAVSPSVSLSGSTTVATVPKPPEQTQFLRCIEAAEDLLIQYDARSRSSWVNPAGAAQLGICPSSAIGKTNGELFGQAGEVLDKALARAIATGESTSIAQELATAKGRQTYNFVYTPVRDDAGEICGAIAIGRDLGRLNADSRSDPPPHSGQVEVALEQAESLQDVKAQARELANAHQRQHALATTIDNIRRSLDIETIFNTTTQEVRQLLQCDRVAVYRFNPDFSGIFVAESFAEGWKALVGNLPVIADSYLQETRGGRYRHNETVAVADIYNAGHAQCHVEMLESFQAKAYAIVPIFHGETLWGLLAAYQNDGPRQWEAYEVELLAQIGVQFGVAIQQAQLLDRTQRQKEELTQTLNELKQAQTQLIQSEKMASLGQLVAGIAHEINNPVNFIYGNLTYVGEYIRDLLEHVQLYEQYYPDPPEAIAEHAEEMELEFLQEDLPKILGSMRVGADRIRQTVISLRNFSRLDEATVKAVDLHEGLDSTLLILQHRLIDPAHGPSIELVKNYGKLPKVECYAAPINQVFMSLLGNAIDAIESHFASQGDSNNGERVKPKIVVETAPLGKDRVEIRIRDNGPGMSEAVRSHIFEPFFTTKPVGKGTGLGLSISYQIIVEKHGGQIECHSQPGEGTEFVIQLPRTQGACERVGNRE
- a CDS encoding phosphoribosyltransferase; amino-acid sequence: MSDLYVSWSEYHQKIEQLAAQIYHSGWEFNQIVCIAKGGLRVGDLLARIYDRPLAILFASSYGGSEGKVRGALTIAAHLTMTTQTLGDRVLLADDLVDSGVSLQQTIHWLQAHHGDQIRELRSAVIWYKASSGIKPDYYVDYLADNPWIHQPFERYEQMNPAKLAETYAPLRTP
- a CDS encoding thioredoxin domain-containing protein, encoding MVNRLAHSKSLYLRKHADNPIDWWSWSEDALETAKQENKPIFLSIGYSSCHWCTVMEGEAFSDEAIAEYMNANFLPIKVDREERPDIDSIYMQALQMMTGQGGWPLNIFLTPDDRVPFYGGTYFPLEPRYGRPGFLQVLQAIRRYYDTEKEKLHGFKQEIMGYMQQAAQIGAGEALSDDLLWRGLEVNTGAIATREYGPSFPMMPYAQLVLQGTRFEFESRYNLAEAATQRGLDLALGGIYDVVAGGFHRYTVDPTWTVPHFEKMLYDNGQILEYLANLWGAGVRETAFEEAIRGTIAWLQQEMRSPEGYFWAAQDADSFTTPDEAEPEEGAFYVWSYRELERRLTREGLEAIADRFDVSPEGNFEGKNVLQRRDRRGIDPTTRSALDELFAGRYGKKPAQIETFPPARDNQEAKTKSWPGRIPPVTDTKAIAAWNALAISGLSRAAAVFRERSYLELARQGADFILAHHWVDGRFHRLNYAGEADTLAQSEDYAFLIKALLDVQQASLSFDGDTEDVRLYLDKAIAVQAEFDELLWSVELGGYFNTTGDRPDAPIVRERSYTDNATPAANGVAIANLVRLALLADNLDYLDRAEAGLKAFSSIMHRSPSACPSLFAALDGYRHPTLVRTTRDRLGQLMSEYHPTAVFQEVADLPEGAIALVCEGLTCKSPAMSEEQLTEQLAKAEGRAV
- a CDS encoding AEC family transporter; this translates as MVTMFDIGQKLLEIYTQLGGLALLGFILGRLLPPRIPMYVGQFLFWIGVPVSVFAFVRRTDLSGSIWLAPAIAWGAILLGGALGWLWLQVRQRWQPPNAVKSAPMYTVDTPSQGSFLLAAMVGNTGYIGYPVTLTLVGEKYFGWALFYDLFGTVIGAYGLGVAIAARFGEGDKNPWQVAAATVRNPTLFALALALLVRSQPLPAAIESGLQTFAWGSISGALVLLGMRLSRLRSWSSLKPAAVSLGIKMLVVPAIIGALLAGFGLRGMPQLVMVLQVAMPPAFANLVLAETYQLDRDLTVTALAVGSVGFLVTLPLWLLLFGR
- a CDS encoding MFS transporter produces the protein MVKTPPSASSPNDPSSEKLSLSTKLAYGAGDMSAGMTTILLAFSLMIFLTQAAGLDPGLAGTVLLIGKVWDAINDPIIGILSDRTRSRWGRRRSWMLFASVPFALFFFLQWLVPHFSDNPEIDRWALFTYYCIISILFQTAYTAVNLPYTALTPELTQDYNERTSLNSFRFAFSIGGSIFALALGVVFTQLTDNPQTLYFRLGTTCALLSLLPIYWCVWGTRERYQSESEESLPIFQQLRIVAQNKPFRFVIAIYLFSWLALQLTTAIIPYFVVSWMRRESFFEVALIVQSVAIAMLFFWSKVSQKLGRKAVYFMGMSFWIVAQGGLFFLPRDRVDLMYLLAAIAGFGVATAYLVPWSMLTDIVDLDELKTGQRREGIFYSFMVFLQKVGLGLGIFLVGIVLDLSGFIKAEPGQPIPPQPDSALLAIRVAIGPLPTVALIIGLVLVYFYPITREIHSEILLKLHERKRRESVES